The following is a genomic window from Pseudophryne corroboree isolate aPseCor3 chromosome 3, aPseCor3.hap2, whole genome shotgun sequence.
AAGACTTCATATTCTCCATTAACAATCTTTTTGTTCTTCTTCAGTATCAGCAAACCCTTCAGCCGAACTCATCTCGTCAGAAGACCTAGAATTATCTATTCAGTCGTCTCCTGAGATAATTTCTGGTTTGCAAGTCACCTGGATGAAGGATGGTAAGAACATCAGTACGGACTCCAAACTGGTGGTGAAAAATGTGCAAAGAGAAGACAGCGGTAGTTTCGAATGCCGCATAAAAATCGATACTGGAAATGAAGTGAAGAGCACGACAATGATCACAGTTAAAGGTAGTGTAACCTCTGCTCTTagtttgggcctgattcagtggtggaaGCAGTGTCGTTGTCGCACGCAAACGGACAATGTTTTAAGTCTGCGCTTGCTTCTGAGTCAGACAGCGCATGTGTGAACCAGTTGTCTGCATATGGAGACGCAGCGCAGAATCAGGTGCAGAAGTCTAAGAATTTTAGTGGGCATTCCTTGGAGGTAACAGGGATGGTGAAGCCAATTTGGGTGTGTTATGGTAAGCGGCTTCATTCAAAGAGGCGCAGCCGCTTACACAGGACACCATACCTGAATGGAGAAACTGTGCCTGCCACAGAACTAGTGCAAGATTTTGATGGTTCAACCGATGGTGGGGTCTAAATACGCACAGTGACGGAAATGCACTATCTTAAGACACTGCTGCAAGTGGGCGTCTCAGATGTGTGCACATTGGATGCAGATTTAGCATATTTTATAAATGATGTGCTGCAGTCACTGCTGTCATTGCTCAGCACCCCTTTGGTGGTCCCCTGGCAGGGCCGGCTGCCTGTTGAATTCACGGAGTGAACCGCAGTGAAGAGTCCTGGACACCAATTCCTACTAGACATCCTCACTGGAAGGGAAccatgtctgtatatatatatatattaactcaaGACGGCTTGTTTAAAAATGTACCACATTTATTCATATCAGGAGCAGAGCTGAGGAAGCTGGATGTGtagcaccagcgaaacgcgttgagcctagcTTGCCACTACGCCCGCTTCTGGACCTAACTTGCACCACTGGCGATATTTGCACCACTTGCCTGCACTCTTGGGACCTTTACCAGCACCTATTGGCAGAACTGATCCCTACATCACTGAAAGGAATCCATTCAGCTGATATACATGGGACTGCAATTTCAGCTCTGACCTAACCGGTAATGCAAATTTCACCTTATGATGAATCTTGGTGATACACTATCCGGTGTGCTTTAATATTAACGTCCCTTTGAGATTGGGATAAATATCTGCAAGTGTGTCCTATCCAAATTGTGTGCTATTGGTCAATTTGCATTTGGACATTATGATCACGGGCTGAGTTTATTATGTGGCATATCTCCTTTTTGTGAATATATTTATGAGAATTTTAACATGTTATATGAACAAATGTGGTACCTTTTTAAACAAGCCGTCTTGAATTGATATATTCATttaacagccagcgctggtatactttGGTATATTTTCTATTTTTTCATACATAGGGATTTGACCATCCCTTACCTGCTGCTGATGACAGTGCACCCAAtacattcttgtcatatatatatatattaacgttTATGTCAGCAGTCATGTATCACAGCTTTATCAACCATCTTAATATCCCGGCTGCCATCCACCTTTATCCCTCTGTTTTCATTGATACAGGTCTTCTTCCTTCTCCGGCCATTGTGTACACGGCAGGGAAACACCCCATCACTATCCCATGGTTGTTCAACTTTAAGGTGCAGCAAAAACCTCTGTCCCCTCATAACGTGTGCGCAGCAGGGGGGAACATCACTTTCCAGTCCAAGGTTATTAAAAAACTCACCGTCACCCAGGAGGCTGCATGCTGGCACCAAAAGTGCGACCAGAAGACCCCACCGGAGCAACTGCACAACCTGAGTGTTTGTCTTCCTAACCCTAGCAGTGGTCATTACGAGATGGCAATCACTCTGAAGGCTGGCGCGCGAGAGAAGACGCTGATGACACGTGTGTGTGTGGCTAATCTCACAGGTAGGGTGATGCCTCCAGGTACAAGCAGTAAAACATTTCTGGCCAGTAAAACAATTAGTTGGCTACTGAGTTTTTCCATGATTTACAGTTGATGATAAGGAAGGTCACTTACACCACGTCTGTCAGTGTGTTTCTTAGACGTGAAGGCAGGATTTAAGGCATGACTAAAAGCAGAGGGCTTCTCAGTTCACCTGGGCAACATCCTCACCTCCATACACTCCTTGTTCTCCCTACCGGGGGAACTCTCGGAATCTCACCGCCTGctcatctgtatacagtatgtaaagtcctgtgttcacaataaaataacatttaatatacCAAAATCAACATTTCATTACATGTTAAGGGATGACACAAGGTCAAATTGCACTTGGActttattgcataggcatcacattactcatgtatattggaggtcattccgagatgatcgtatctgtgctacatttagcacagctacgatcattcacactgacatgcggggggacgcccagcacagggctatcgcgccccccacagaagtgcaaaggcatcgcacagcggcgatgcctttgcacttcaagagtagctcccgaccagtgcagctttagcgtgctggccgggagctactcatcgctccccggcccgcagcggctgcgtgtgacgtcacgcagccgctgcggcccgccccccgtttggtccggtcacgcctgcattggccggaccgcgcccacgaaacggcggccaaatgccaccgtttcgccccccccccctccccccacagctacgcctctgcctgtcaagcaggcagaggcTATCATAGCGACCCcgggcagcgcatgcgcagttctgacccgatcgcaccgctgcgataaactgcagcatgcgatcgggtcagaatgacccccattgtgctgagtgggaagaaaataaatatcacagtgaGTATACATTGCAAACAAGAATCCCCGtattgcagacagcaatgttagttgcaaaacttcccaaaatatattgttgtttctgatgttatatagaaatatcttgcagcAACAAGCATTTAAGCGTACACACGCCCAtatgtggagctagacacaccctttgggcagaGTATGACACGCTCACTCGATGACACAACACGCTTTACGTGGCACATCCTACTGTAATATCCCTGATtctatttttcaaaagtaggcaggtTTGCTTTGATGGGATGCAGTTACGATCTGCCTCTGCCATTGATGCTCCAAACTGCTTCTGCCATCCATGCCCCAAACTGTCTCTGCCATCGATGCCCCAAACTGCCTCTGCCATCCATGTCCCAAGCTGCCTCTGCCATCCATACCATAAACTGTCTCTGCCATCCATGTCCCAAGCTTCCTCTGCCATCCATACCATAAACTGACCTTGTCAATGTGCCACAAACTACCTCTTCCACCCATGCCACAAACTGCCTCTGCCACCCATGCCACAAACTGCCTCTGCCACCCATGCCCCCAAACTGCCTCTGCCATCCATGCCCCAAACTGCCTCTGCCATCCATGCCCCAAACTGCTTCTGCCATCCATGCCGCAAACTGCCTCTGCCATCGATGCACCAAACTGCCTCTGCCATCCATGCCCCAAACTGGCTCTGCCATCCATGTCCCAAGCTGCCTCTGCCATCCATACCATAAACTGACCTTGTCACCTGTGCCACAAACTACCTCTGCCACCCATGCCACAAACTGCCTCTGCCACCCATGCCCCAAACTGCTTCTACCATCCATCCCATAAACTGCCTCTGCCATCGATGCACCAAACTGCTTCTGCCATCCATGCCCCAAACTGGTTCTGCCACCCATGCCACAAACTGCCTCTGCCACCCATGCCACAAACTGCCTCTGCCATCCATGTCCCAAACTACCTCTTCCACCCATGCCACAAACTGCCTCTGCCACCCATGCCACAAACTGCCTCTGCCATCCATGTCCCAAACTACCTCTTCCACCCATGCCACAAACTGCCTCTGCCACCCATGCCACAAACTACCTCTGCGACCCATGCCACAAACTGCCTCTGCCATCCATGTCCCAAACTGCCTCTGCCATCCATGACCCAAACTGCCTCTGCCATCCATGACCCAAACTGCCTCTGCCATCCATGACCCAAACTACCTCTCCCACCCATGCCACAAACTGCTTCTGCCATCTATGGCCCAAACTGCCTCTGCCATCCATAAAACAGATTAACTCTGACTTACCAGTGATCCAAAAGGATTTTttaaactaagggggacatgtactaagcagtgataagagcggagaagtgagctggtggagaagttgcccactgcaaccaatcagcagctctgtataattttatagtatgcaaattatagatgttacttcaatgctgattggttgccatgggcaacttcttcactggctcacttctccgctcttatcactacttagtaaatgtcctcaTAAGAAACTGTTGTTGTAAGGTACATGTGGGGGAGCATCTTACAGTAACCTGGTAAATGACATTTTGAGGACAGAGCCCTCTGTTGGGACTCGCATACAGTCCAGGGTGATACTGGGGTTCTAGCTCTTTTCAGAATTCGGACAGTCTGTAATATCTGAGGTCATACGTTGTCTTACATTTAGGGTCCATTTCCTATAGTATGCTGTGTTCGGGCGTCATTGACTGAGCTGTCTTTTTCAGTGTCTGTGTCACCCAGTGATGTCAGGATGGACTCCACCGCTACTCTCCTGTGTAACGTAACCTGCATAGACCCAGACGGGAAGCTCTGCTGGTCTCATACAAACACAGGACATGAGATCTGTGGGCAAGTGGGGACAAGTACATTGGCCAAAGAAGTCACTGCTATGCCGGAGACTGTGGGGAACTGGACCTGCAGTGTACTGGTGGGAGCGGAAAGCAAGGCCAGTGCTAATCTGATACTTGGTGAGTGTTCAGCTGTCATGTACATTTACTAAACACAGCTTACAGAAGGTAAGAAAAAAAAGGGGGAGTCAGGACGTCTCTGAACTACCAAATCCCAATAAattcgcccgattggacgaagagtcTGTGGATGGCAGTGCAGAAATgacagagctggaggagactgttccctctagcaaccgcagGAACGGTCCCTCCGGCGCACAGATGGGATAAAagaaagagaggtacctagtcagattgtggtggtgattctattatcaggaagacagacagggcaatttgctaccgggaccgtgatcgtctgtcggctcccgggtgctcgggtacgacacatcgtggaccgggtagaaagattgttgggaggggctgagaACGAGCCGgctgtcttggtgcacgttggcatcaacgacaaagttagtggtaggtgggatgtccttaagaaagattataggcatttaggccagaaacttaaggcaaggacatctagggtaatattctccaaaatattacctgtgccacgggaggcagagggagattagggaggtaaatgtgtggcttagagactggtgtaggaaggaggggtttgtgttcctggagcactgggtggacttctcagtcaggcgccatcttttttgtcacgatggattacacctgaatgaggagggggcagcggtgctgggggcaggatggttagaaggttggaggagattttaaactaggtgcctgggaggagggattagctagaaactacgggccaATCAGTGAGAATattaaggatggaggtagtgagctgaatgtggatggagaaggggggagggaaagagcaaccGGCAAGGGTGTTACCAAGGGTATTACCAAAACACTAATTAACGATGAATATGGATCACCAATAATGCATAAAGAAAATGATGTTCCTAGCATAAGAgagaatacttatcttaattgtatgtatgtaagaaTACGCTAAGAGCCTTACaaggaaaaagggggaactagaagtcttgcagcaaacaaacagtatgatataataggtattactgaaacttggtggggcgAATCTCATCATTGCACagttaatctggagggttatacgctgttcaggaaagacaaattaaataaacggggtggaggggtttgATTTGATGTaaatcctgttttaaaacctgatatacaggaagacATTCGCGATGGGACTGTGAATACtgtggagactttatgggtagaaattgcatgcaggggaaagggaactaaaaagctactaatagggatatgctgcaagccgcctgatattaatgtgtctgatgaggaatagtTACTGATGCAAATCGAAAAAGAGGCAggattaggagacgtaatagtgatgggagattttaactatctggagattaattggacaaatgtattcatgtgatactgctaggggtaataggtttttaaacatgctaaatgatcactacttacttcaactaattgaggaaccaactaggtacaatgcaatcttagacctggtattaacaaacaatgtggAAATTATATCAAattatatcaaatattatagtaggggagcccatgggaaacagcaaccacaatatagtcacattcaatatcagtttttacaaacagccctatatagcctcaactaggactctaaactttagcaaagccaacttagaCATgacgagggaagctttaagggatattgacTGAGAACTTTTGTTTCTAGGCAAGAATACTACAgcaaaatgggaggtattaaaaaagTTGCGCACTAGTTATACTCTTAACTTTCGTCCTTTGGGCAAGaaacaaaggagtaataattccaaaccaatgtggcttaacaaaaagattaaggaaataatggccaaaaagaggtgagcattcaaaaagtataaatcggaTGGAAAGGTGGAGTCATTCCCGaaatataaggattgtaacaaagtatgcaaaactgaaatcagagcatctaaaatagaaacggaaaagctaatagaaaaggaaagtaaatcaaacccccaaaagttttttaaatacatcaacagcaaaagattaaagaaggggagtataggccctttaaaagttaAGTTGGGCATCCTAATCACAGACAATAACAACATAGCGGAAAAaataaacaagtttttctcatctgtattcacaagagaggaccagacggAGGGATTAatgcataacctcagcaatgataatgccccactgctaaatgcttatttaagtgaggaagtagtctgtgaccgattaaaaaaaataattaagattaataagtcacctggtcccgatggaattcacccaagggttttcATAGAGCTACATtccgaactagcaagacccctttattttattttcaatgactcacttacatcaggcatgcttcccaaagactggtgtatagcggaagtagtgccgatattaaaaagggaagtaaatctgaaccgggtaattatagaccagtaagtcttacatctatagtggggaaagtactggaaggtattttaatggatagaatacaggagtttcttgaagccaataaggttattaataggaatcaacatggatttgtgaaggacagatcatgtcaaactaacttaataggcttttatgaaacagttagtacctagatcagggtaaagaatctttttagactttgctaaagctttcgacacagtactgcACATGGGACTAATCTATAAATTAAGAGAACTGGGGCTAGGAAGCTTAATatacacttgggttagaaattggttggatagtagggagcagcgagtggtggtaaatggaactttttcgaaaTGGACTGAagtattaagtggtgtgccacaagggtctgtacttggaccactcttgttcaacattttcacaaatgatctagaagtaggtctagagagcgtggtgtcaatttttgcagacgataccaaactgtgtaagggtataaatacggagggggatgctgagtctcttcagaacgacttatttaaactggaagcataggcagcaaaatggagaatgaggttcaatacagacaaatgtaaggtaatgcactttggtagcaagtacAAAgaaactacctacatactaaatggagaaaaactaggggattctgtactaaaaaagatttaggtgttcacatagataacaaacttagcagtagtacccaacagagccggccataggcataggcaaactaggcaattgcctagggcatttgatatgcctaggggcatcagcagcttctgctgattaaaatgatatgcggcatgcctatatcctgtgtgtagcatttcatatgcagatacagccacagtctcacacagtatataggtatgctgcatattattttaatcagtaaaagctgcttgtgcatcctagccacatagcaatgcaaataagacgcattttcattaaaaaaaaggtgccagatgttagcattgaggcaatatttatgaggacacatctgtatccaagcagaggcagaggttacagtgttagtggcagtgtgattgctgtgtgcatgtaagtgggttggttgtgcagtagtgttcggaatatgtgtaaggagcattatgtgtgtcatgtaaaaatgcattaataatgtgcaacatatgtgtaaggggcactatgtgtgtcattatgtgtataagggcattaatgtgcggcatatgtgtaaaagggtactactgtatgtgtgtcattatgtgtataggggcactaataatgtgcagcaaatgtgtagggggcactatgtgtgtcattatgtgtataagggcgttaataatgtgcagcttatgtgtaagggacattatgtgtaaaagggcattaataaaggttgtcataatgtgtaagggtaaggcgcattatgtttataaggacattaataatgtgtctcatatgtgtaaggggcattactgtgtggaattatgtgtataaatgcattactaatgtgtggcattatgtgcataaggtgctctactatgtggcgttgtgtatagaaagggcactactgtgtcgtctaatgtgaataaagagcaatagggtgtgatgtaatgtgaataaggggctctactgtgagcagtaccatttataaggtaaagtgatactactgtaggatataatatgaattatgaacactatcgcatgatcaaatgtgaataaagttgcagtactgtgtggcgtaattggaattggggttactattatgtggccatgccccatgccagcaaaaacacacccctttttgggctgtgcgccaaatgtgcaaactgttcctatttaaaatatagggggtacaaacaccaaaataaggactgctatgggtgaggggtgatggtgctgggaaagaggtgcaaggtcagaggcggaaccagcggtggtgctagggggcaccagccaaaatcttgcctagggcatcatattggttagggccggctctggtacccAAAGTAgtaatgcagcaaataaggcaaacaaggtattagcatgcataaagcgagggattgatgcaagggatgagagtgttatactcccattatataaatcactagtgaggccacatcttgaatactgtgcacaattataggCAACATACTACAAAAagtatatcctggaactagaaaaggttcagagatgggcgaccAAATTGACTAAGAGGATGGAGACACTCAAATACGAGGAAAGgcatgctaggctaggcatgtttacactggaaaaaaggatattaagaggggacatgattaacatttaacaaaaatataaaggggtcaatacacagagctagcggggatttgtttttggtaagatcaacacagaggacacgtagtcacccgcttaggttggaggagaggagatttcgtacACAGAGACGGAaaagtttcttcacagtaaggacaatacgtgtttggaattcactgcctgagagaatggcggactcggtcattgcttttaagaatgggctagataaattcctaatggataaggatattcagggctatggtgggtaaatcattcactatagtgatataaaaaaaaatataagagtaaaactatgttactatgttaaggtGCCTCAATATTCTATAATGAGAATTATTTGTTCCTTCCTCAGAGGTGCAGGCTGCTTTCCTCGATGCATCTAGCTCTCTGTTCTGGGTGACTGTCGGAGTTGGAGTCCTCGTACTGTTGTTATTTGTGGTGACCATCACTGTTATGACAGCTCGGTGTCGCAGGATGGTGAGTATTGTACCTTCCTCTGCCCTCATGTCTTGAACATGCCGCCGCCTGAGGGATCATAGTTGTGAGATGACTGGAGTgtagcatggttttaccaaggtgcaaagtcaCTCCTTTCCCTTGCTTTGCTCCCAAGCCTGAATCAGCCCcagactcagtggcgtaagttcgtcccagttgcccggaggcaagataaatattggtgcccccctatttactatattaagataaatatatgtatgtagatgtgcgtatatatatatatatatatatatatatatatatacacacgtgtgtgtgtgtgtgtgtgtgtgtgtgtgtgtgtgtgtgtgtgtgtgtgtgtgtgtgtgtgtgtgtgtgtgtagtgttctgaaaaaaaattatatactgtatttatacatttaattgtcttttattttaaatcacacatttcttagcagtcatacccaggatttgaactcatgacctgttacactaacagcagacactttactgatggagctatttgctcctgtagaggaagcatgagaattctaactatgaagttacgtgtaattgtcagagaagtatcttcatatagttagaattctcatatttcctacacaggagcaaacagcttcatcagtaaggtgtctgcttccagtgtaataggctgtggtttctaatcctgggtatgacacttgtaaaatgtgtacatTCAGCATAATGaaaagggtgtgatgtgtaaggtgcagggaccagtgaggaagttggacactgaagagatagcggcagctatcaattaacttaattgaatggtgtcacagaatgggaggagaggtgccccccttcagagcaggagcccggcggcagatgactccattgcctcccagagttctgcctctgcccagACTATTGGGTATATTTATCACAATACACACCTTGGATGGGGGGATATACTAAGCCTCCGAGtgtgataaaggggagagagagataaagtaccagccaatcagctcctaactgccatgttacaggctgcatttgaaaaatgtcaggagacgattggttggtagtttatctctctccacctgaTCACTCTCCGcgacttagtacatatgccccgggATGTGATAAATGCGCCCAAATCCACAATGCGATGAATACAAGGATGAGAGAAAGCTCTGACCCCGCGAATGGTCTTGCCGCACTTCTCAGGGCGTTTTTCATAAACAACTACCCTGAGCGTGTGTGTAATGGTGTGTGTGCATCTCCTGATGGTCGCGGGACAGATGTTTCTCTCTGCGCTGATTATGGCTGTACTGATTTCGGCTGGTTGTCTTTTCAGCGGCGGGCGCGGTACAGAGCCTGGCTGTTACAGAACGTGCACCAGCAGAGACGCTGCCAGTGTAAGGGGTAAGTGCGTAACTGTATGTGAATAAGCCCCCGGCTGCGCCAGTCCCAGACTCCACTTTCATTCTTTTCTTTCTCAGATTTGCACCCAAGCTGCTCAGTGAGAACATCTGATTGTTCTGCAGAATATTGCACCAATGGATGGAGTTGTCCTCGTGGCCAGAGTAGCAATGGGGCGGATGGGACTAAAGCCCTAGGCATCCACGTAAAAATAAGCGTCATCATGGCAGCACTATGACGCCCAGCTGGCCACACAGTCATAGGTGTTAATATTGTATTCATATTTTCCTCACAAATGTTTCTACTTTTAACGTATTTGGGGAGATACTGGGACTGAGAGTGTGGTGGTGTACACGCCcatatggcactggccacacccacacaacactggccacacctcctctgcttcccacaataggcccttgataaaTTTTCAGCCAGTCCTTCTAGTGACTTGCACAGTCTGTTGCCTCTCTCTGTGACAGGCTGACTCCCGCCATATTGTCTCCATCCAGTTCTAGTCAGGGACCTGCAGTTTGCAGAACATTTTCTCTGTAAGTGCCCTGCAGACTATTGCTCCTCTAATATGTTCATGATGAAGATCTgcagactattattattattataataatcaaAACTACATGAAACTTTTGCATCATATTTTGCCAGTATATTATCCTGTTGTACATTGACCTGCTGGAATCAGCAGATGATTGCACTATTCACTTCTCTTGTATAAAGCACCAGTCTAGTATTCTCTATACTGAAATATATATAACTTAATAAATGCTACTGTCTCCAGTGTGTTTTATGTCTCCCTAATACATTATAAGAAGAGTGAGCAAGTACGGGTGAGCTCATAGGTGTAGCAGTAGCTACAGTCTGTGCAGGGGTGTGTGGCTGATACGGAACCACCTCCAAGCCTGGCCCTCCCGGTGCACCCAGTTACGCGGTCAGCCACGCACTTACCTGCTGATCCCAGTGAGCGGCTTCCTCTTTCATGGCAGCATGCTGCTTAAGGAGAAGCCACCCGGGGGGGATATCAGGACCCggaagggagggtgggggggggcgtAAACATTTTGGTATGGGGCCCCTCTAGGCCTAGTTGTGCCCCAAGGTGATCTATAGGTAATCTGAAGGGCCTCTTGTCTAGAGGGTGTTGATACCTCAAACTAAGTTGTCTCTTATATATCCAGAATATACTTTTGCGCTAGTGAAGTTTAGTGTAAAGATGTGACATTGTAATATATCCTGGCTTACTATGGAGTAATCTGGAAATGCTCAGTTTCTATAACCAGCATCGGACTGGGACATGACGGGCCCTAAGGGGaagtacagtggtaggggcccatgcttagggggtgtggctagccaccagagcctgattcagagatgtactcaGTGTTGATGTTCCTGCAAAAAGTCTGGGACTTCTTTACTGCACACGCGCAAACTCAAGAGTCCAATGCCTTTTGCAATTGCGTACAGCATCGCTAACACTTGAGAAGGGGTTTGCAATCTCTGGGCGTTTCACAAAGGACATCACAAAAAGGTGAAGTTTGATGGGCATGTTCTGGGAGTGTAATAGACGTGTCTGGGGACACTGCTTCAGGACTGGGACAGCTGCTTCAGGTCTGGGAACACTGCTTCAGGTCTGGCAACACTGCTTCAGGTCTGGAATACTGTTTCGTGTCTTAGAACACTGTTTCAGGTCTGGAACACTGTTTCAGGTCTTAGAACACTGCTTCAGGTATGGGAACATTGCTTTAGGTCTGGGAACACTACTTCAAGTCTGAGAAAGCTACTTCAGCTCTGGGAACACTACTTCAGGTCTGGGGACACTACTTCAGGTCTGGGAACACTACTTCAGGTCTGGAACCACTACTTCAGATCTGGGAAAGCTGCTTCAGGTCTGGGAACACTGCTTCAGGTCTGGAACCACTACTTCAGATCTGGGAAAGCTGCTTCAGGTCTGGG
Proteins encoded in this region:
- the LOC135056823 gene encoding uncharacterized protein LOC135056823, translating into MKRLRRQSRLRPLEMKEKLWILSIYLLCFQTRLSLASIEKIVAATGNDILLPCNVETQGDIQWLKNDVLLLKYINSIRRLGASIQDRDRFKVPSHHTNDLKVTKVKLSDSGTFTCKKGKDTVRTVELFVVQVSANPSAELISSEDLELSIQSSPEIISGLQVTWMKDGKNISTDSKLVVKNVQREDSGSFECRIKIDTGNEVKSTTMITVKGLLPSPAIVYTAGKHPITIPWLFNFKVQQKPLSPHNVCAAGGNITFQSKVIKKLTVTQEAACWHQKCDQKTPPEQLHNLSVCLPNPSSGHYEMAITLKAGAREKTLMTRVCVANLTVSVSPSDVRMDSTATLLCNVTCIDPDGKLCWSHTNTGHEICGQVGTSTLAKEVTAMPETVGNWTCSVLVGAESKASANLILEVQAAFLDASSSLFWVTVGVGVLVLLLFVVTITVMTARCRRMRRARYRAWLLQNVHQQRRCQCKGFAPKLLSENI